A portion of the Sabethes cyaneus chromosome 3, idSabCyanKW18_F2, whole genome shotgun sequence genome contains these proteins:
- the LOC128740245 gene encoding mantle protein-like — MKALMLLVLTFGWSSGELIKPTSHKKRELPPGASEQVISTHTFDTKSSDANNYGHKFYREVTITKNVPVPYPVKVERHVPYPVQVPFPITIQRRVPIMVERKIPIYVDKPIPVQVDRPVPYPLPIEVPVFHKVAVEVPKPYPVHIPQPYPVYIQKPLYVKQSKSNRVKKHTLRMVRSMH, encoded by the exons ATGAAG GCATTGATGCTACTGGTTCTAACCTTTGGATGGAGCTCTGGAGAACTAATTAAACCGACTTCCCACAAAAAACGGGAACTCCCGCCAGGGGCTAGTGAACAGGTGATATCCACGCATACCTTTGATACCAAATCGTCAGATGCCAACAACTATGGGCACAAATTCTATAGGGAGGTGACCATTACTAAGAACGTTCCTGTCCCGTATCCGGTGAAGGTTGAACGGCACGTACCCTATCCCGTTCAGGTTCCGTTTCCGATAACGATCCAGCGGAGGGTTCCGATCATGGTCGAACGGAAAATTCCGATCTACGTCGATAAGCCGATTCCGGTGCAAGTGGACCGTCCGGTGCCTTATCCCTTGCCGATCGAAGTGCCAGTGTTTCACAAAGTGGCCGTTGAAGTGCCGAAGCCATACCCGGTGCACATTCCTCAGCCCTATCCGGTGTACATCCAGAAGCCATTGTATGTCAAACAATCGAAATCCAATCGTGTCAAAAAGCATACGCTCAGAATGGTACGGTCTATGCACTGA